In Biomphalaria glabrata chromosome 8, xgBioGlab47.1, whole genome shotgun sequence, the genomic window catgcatgttaataacttaaactctgccagtTCATTGGTTTTCCATGGTCGAATAGCACTAGGTCAGAatgagtaggcctatttgtacattttttgtcCTTGCATACACATGCTACTGTGGTCCCATGACTTACGCAAACTGACTTTTGCGGAATAGCCATATTATACCACGGGTTTTCAAAAGAATTCATTAAAAAGTTTAGCCACGttcccaccccaccccctttgttttaaaaagcttatatcaactcactctgtctgtctggacaaAAGTTtattcacgttatttctccgacacccaatctcggatgaagtttcgcacctaatctcggatcaagctaaaattgtgcacaattatttcttttacctgacaacacaagaatcaataaaaaaaaatataattaaccaattagttaaataactattggtaataaattactttgtttggtatctcaaacaagggaaagaaatagtacttgactgaagtgatggtataaactgaattagtcccctttatattaggctgaCGTCTCAATGAACACaaatatgaaatagaaacaatagataactgtaCAATATTCCATATGCATAGACTCGCTAGCAAAGTCTAATCAGAGTCGTTAGTGCGTTGGTTTGAGAAGCAtaagaaggctttagcccacaagtttgATTTCAAcactttccctttttttttattattatttattttcataaatgcttttttattgttagtctagatctaggacagatttattataattacatgactgatcctaactaattgatacaagtagcctacgctttttttttatttttcttgttagaaCATAGAAACACGTGCTTTTCCACGGCAAcctgatgtaggcctacatgtacaGTACAGTAGCCTCTTAGGGGAAAAAACTCAACCCTTAAACTTTCTGGATACCTATAGACCAAAATAGCCGTATAGCACACTAACCGGTTCAATACTATCTAGGCCATAGAACAAAACAAGGAATCCTTCTCACATACCCTCGTCCATTGTACAAAGtgtatatcaactcaatctgtctgtctggtcataAGTGTGCACACGTTACTCTCCTACAACCAggcttggatcaagttgaaacttcgcacaattatttcttgtacattacaaaacaagaatcaataaaaaaaaaaaacttagacgattaattaatcattttgttaggtatcgaacaagggaaagaaatcatacttgataTATGTGGTGGAAGAAGTTGAATAAGTCCCCTTGAtaaggcttgagccctgagtttgaattcaagttTCATACCTTTGTTTAGGCATTTAAGATGCGATCACGGTAAGATTTACAGAGATATCCCCTTCACCCCCCAGCCCACAGACTTCCTTttcctaactggtccagacCAGCGAAAGGATCATATCacattaagaaagctaaaagcatgaagttGTGCTGAACACAACAATTGGTCAAAATGTTTCTAACACACAGAGGCCGAGCTCACGAGAGATTGTGTGTTTCTATACCGGTACCTCAGAGAAATGTGAAACAGAAGTCACCGCAGTGTACTGCCtcattcaaacaaaacaaaacaacgtgGCAGATAAAATGGTTTGGCATATCCTTTCCTGTATCCTCCAAATGTGCAATGTTAGCTAGAGCGTCCTTAGGAAGTCCACTAGAGGACATGTTCctgtttgagtttaggcacatcggcacaatttaggccatgtcgtgcccgtaatcctttaaggatcactctccctttacatatcaagggctaaattctttacagttaaatcattaaaaacaaggtctattcacagttaaaaatagtaaaaatttaataatttggtaaacatcttatgtaaatattatatgttcacagttcaaaaatcagatcttcgtagacaaccccacctccccggacaaagcccagtaccttcccgtTAGCCTGTTACCTCTGACAAATTGTCATGAATGCGCCATAACGTTCGTTGGCCGGAACTAGACAAAATATGCACCTGTGGATCTGTGTCCCGTTCTgcactgttttattttttattgctcCAGCTTAATGATGTGAACACACAAGCTACCAAAACACCAAGGGCCGTAATAACTTACCAGGATTTCAACAATTTCTCATTGAATTAGACCTGATTTAACTGTTGCCTGATACATCctaggaaaataaaaataaacaaaaaactactAAGAGTtaatgagaatttttttctaaaagttttGACATACAAAGTTAACGATAATTAGTTCAACAATCAATTAATAACGCAAACAAAAGTCCTGCatacatattttattgtaattcACAATATGGAACTGTTATTAAATATCGAGTGTGAACACTGATGAGACAAATATACAACAATAATAATTCGTTTCTAATAGCAATAAGTATTTTTCAAAttgaaaagtaaagttccagTAGTACGGAACggtaataaaaatgtttcctaAAATGTTATACAGTTGCAGCAAATACAAATACTTACTccggtaggcctacataaatacagaaaatatacatacatttagaaaataaaatgtacgttAATTTGTAAAAACCATTCTTTACCAGATTGGCAGAACTGACCGGAGTTACCAATGTACAAGTGATTAAATTATTTCCATATAATGCTATGTGCATTTTGTTTGTGTTATATTTATCATATTAGAGCAAGGGAAAACGTGTTttacaatgaaacaaaacaaaacacaatgatACTACTACTAAACATTTCAATCAATATTTAGATCAATAAAACATAATTGCTTCTGATATGCTGCAAAACATGTAgtgaaagtaaaatgtatactATTTCTACCAAAATGTTAAGTTACTTCCTAGCCATGATTTATAGAATGCAGTGTCAGTGCTGTGTCAACCTGTTGTCTCTTAAAGTAATGTTAGATTAATAAAAAGAGGCATTTAACATGAAACCATTATTTATCAACTGTAATACAATTTGACACtacaaattgttttaaaaataatatcatgTCTATGAGAACAGCTAGCGCCAATCAATTAAATTGTTACTTTTCAATATGCTAAttgatatatttaataataatccctttatttaaaaaaaaattgtccgtCAGTAAATGTAATTTCtttaacacttttttaaaacatgacaatgaaaactaaaacaatgacattttataaaatgaagaacctgatgaaaaaaataaaacataaatacgTTAATTCTTAAAAATGCAAAAGTGGCAAACCATTTCTTTTAATGAGTAACTTAAATTATTGCAAACTACAATGCTTTCTCATctatattaggcctacattaaacACCATAACACTATCAGAAAGAaacatgattttttattttttaacacttCATAGGAAAAAATTAAATCTTCAGATTTCTCtttttaacaaaagaaaaaattttttggtaatttaattattataagaatATACTGATCTCGAAAACAAATTTAACGATTTacttagaaatttgacagttgaagTATATTgttggctgagcagtaaagtgcttggcttctgaacctggggtcctgggtttgagatttttaattttgggatcttttgggcacctctgagtccacccagctctaatgggtacctgacattagttggggaaaagtaaaggcagttggtgattgtgctggccacaggacaccctcgttaaccataggccacagaaacagatgacctttaaatcatctgccctatagatcacaaggtctgaaaggggaactttacttgacTTATTACAGAACTAATAAGTTTGATTTTATGGAAGAAGAAATAATGTTAATTGTTATAGCTGTTCTGCTCTTTCACAAATGAATGCCATGGTTCTACTGTAACTCTGACTAATTCTATTAAAGCACAAAAATAACATTTGAGTATACACAGCTTTATTCTCTGCCacaatagaatcctaaatgctgctggcaaaatcattggcaaaaaacaaaccccatttgggcagttgtttgagacaaacatctataaaaaagctaacaagatcctcgaaataaagaatcactctttgtgtcaggattttgtgattttaccatcacaaaagagatacaagacaccgatagcaaagacaaacagacacaaacactcttttgttcccctggcaatcaaatcattaaataagaacaatctggtataaactttgtcacatgtaaattatgagtgagtctggtgtgaatgtacactttggtttcttatagttaaaattttttttgtttggtgtaatgcacaaattgtaagacaaatttccttacagataataaagattattattattattattattattataatattacacagTATCTTCTGACTGTCTGGGCTATTACATGCTTTCTGTCATTCTCTCTCCTACATTCCAACTAATCTATTCAATCAAAAATGGATTAGACTTTCACAAATGTGCAAATTATAAACtcataaaattaaactaactCTGCCACTTTTGATAGGCCTAATGTTAGTAATAAAACtttggtctgaaaggggaactttacttgacTTATTACAGAACTAATAAGTTTGATTTTATGGAAGAAGAAATAATGTTAATTGTTATAGCTGTTCTGCTCTTTAACAAATGAATGCCATGGTTCTACTGTAACTCTGACTAATTCTATTAAAGCACAAAAATAACATTTGAGTATACACAGCTTTATTCTCTGCCACAAtagaatccatttttttaaaatctaacattcattagttattaagagaacaATAACCGCACTGTATGCTATATGAAGGAgattatgttctttaaaaaaagcattaatGTTAATGTCATTCTTGTCAATGTTAATtggacaaagaaaacattttcctttaattaaagaacctttttttttttaaatctaaatgtaaaaaaaaattattaaagctGTTTCATATGTGTGTATTTATGTCTATAACATTAGAACAACCTCAATGTGGAAATATATATTTGACTCCAGACTGAGGATGATgtcatgttttcttttcttgatgCAGTCTCCCTTGTTGAGCATGTTCAGGTGTTTGTCTCAAGTAGGCCTATAGGGTATGTTATTAGTGTGATGGAAGTCTTCTGTTTGTCTTCTTGTTCATATTATTAAAATGGAGTTCATTTTAAACAACAATGTTTGTAATTAAATCTTAAGTGAAAATATGACAAAAGCTATTACATTAAAATTTATCTAAAtgaatttcatttctcttctttcattttAAGCATGTAAATAATTATCTTTGTGaaactgccttttttttttttggtccacaaagaaagaaaaataattttaaaaaataagcacaATTGCATTTTGGGACGCATCTAGCTTTTTATGCAGAATAATCTTATGGTATTTAAAGCTTAAAGACTGACAGAGGTAACATTAAAACAATTCCCCAATAATGAATCATATGATAATGATTAAAGCTAGTAGATTGTGTTAACTTTTTCTAATATATAACTGCATGGTCATATAATACTGTATGCATACCAGACTGGTGTTGTGATGCTTATTAGTATTAACACTATACCCACTTTTAAtccacacataaatatattatatagtttCTTGAAACTTCAGAATTTTATTAAGTCAATGCTATATAacattaaattatgttttaccAAAGTAAAcaatcatatattttttttttttaaatcccaatAATTTAAAGAAAGCATGAtccataaatatttaaatagtttaatgGCACAATGATGTGCCAGAAGGTATTCTAAAAACAATTTagagaacaaatattttaatgtcaCACTTTATTTTTACCAGAATGTATTTTCTCATGTCGTTTTAAGTGAGCGAGCCGAGTAAAATCACCttgacaaatttgacatttaaaaggCCTTTCACCAGTATGTATTAGCCTATGGCACTTTAAGTTGCAAAGATGATTGAATTTTTTCAGACAAATTTCACACTGAAATTTCTTTTCATCAGAATGTATTACTAAAtggttttttaaattacagGACTCAGTGAattctttttgacaaattttACATTTGAATGGCTTTATACCAGAATGTATTCGCTCATGTTTTTCTAAGTAATAGGACAGATAAAACTCTTTCagacaaattttacatttaaatggcATATTatcagaatgtttttttttatgagctaTTAAGTTAGAGGGATAAGTAaattctttctgacaaatttCACAAGTATATTTTACCCCATCATGTCTTTTCTCATGCCATTTTAAGCTAGAAGAGTAGTCAaattctttctgacaaattttacatttaaatggctttacATCAGAATGTGTTAGCTTATGATTTTTAAATTGAGTGAGCTGAATGAATTCTTTCTGACAAACTAAACATTTATATGGCTTTATACCAGTATGTATTTTCTCATGATTTTTTAGGTAAGAGGACCGATTGAACACTTTCTGACAAATTTTGCATTGAACTGACTTCCTTCTTGATTGActcaccacttttttttttacttttgatagaGTAGAGGATGTTTGTGTACCTACATGAGATTGgtcagattttttatttctctggGTTCTATtcctcaaagaaaaaaattgttcctCATCTTTTAAGTTTACATCATTCTCATCTTTGTGAGGAGTGTTTGTAGCATACAAATCTTGGTTTAAAGTCATTTCTTGATTCTGATTCACCATTTTTTCCtgtaagataaaataaataaataaaatataaaaatttgccaggggtcgccaaagaccattgaaaaacaggattgttattgtcaattcttctattgctgtgtgtgtgcggtgggggaggggtcgcggctaaatgggggattgtaaaaagggtcgccgagcataaaatgttgagaaccgctgatctacaCCAATAAGATAGTTGGGCTATCGATTGtgagtacagaagacgatccatcaATTCATATTGCTGAACAAATTTGTTATTCTCTTTGCTAGTGTTGCATATTTCTTCCTTGGACGTTCTTCAGTGCCTGCGCTAGCCTGTAAAACTAATGCCTTGTGCAACTGAATATCCATACGTAGACAATCTAGAAATGTTCATGGTcatacttccaccacaccttggcctttgatgataagttatcagcggaacagtcataattattctaatcgcttCTATCTCtgaaaagatttccactacttgcaccacaccttggcctttgatgataagttatcagcggcatggtcataattattctaatctcacttctatctctcaaatgattttcactTCTTCCAGCAAACCTTGGCCTTTCATCATTATGTCATGGGCAGGATAATATTCTAATATTAcatcccccacatccaatagaagcgctatagctaagtacacacccagatatataatataagagttctcatcaagaatgcaaagtggaagaggaaacactataaatgCATTAGTTACATGTCAAAAagtgtcaaaaagcattctacataatcatatttatatattctacataatcatatttatatattctacataatcatatttatatattagattcttcttcttcttcatcgttctcattgttatgttggagtgttcatatgactagaccaatacatgagatgaactgcgcagtggtttccaaatcagggagctctccatatagttttctttctattggggtgatttggggccaatgtcttatacgggcctcttggtagagagagcagttttggaggacgtggtcggcatttgggggagctaccaccttctaccaagtgcgtccccaggtggcggataggggaaagacccttagatataagggttagctgtgaatagcaaataaacagccgcggaccaactggtttgcagtcatggaggatgaggtgaagtattccagtggttagaatatttactaaaaacatctcagaaatccagggaaatgattgcaaaaagcgagtatagggcgctctaactctaaacccgggtagatgaaacccgttagctagggatagcagttcatctaggagagaaaactccgaaaataaacacctgctgctttgcagatgatcttggatgatcaaaggctatgggagcatacccagaaagaaaagcaggctgaagtcggagtcaatgggcctcctggcgcataacacattgacacgcaacctcatccTCAtcatatattagatgaaatgaggacTTAAAAGTCAAAGtcttaacagcacaattaaacaatgaaaaagaaaaatatttaattggggatgaaatgattgggggatgaaatgaccgggcgGGGGATGAAGTAACCGAGGATGAAATAACTGGGAATGAAaagactggggatgaagtgaccagggatgaaatgaccggtcaccaatttctggagaaaaagaaaacaaagtaaacTGTCACTTCTAAGTTGTGACATAATAAGAGAGCCCCAATATAACTGGCTATTTAGTGAATTATTCACAGCCATCATAAGTTGGAGTTAACTCAGCCAACCTTGTCTAAGGTTATTCAGTCAGTTACAAGCCAGTCACTACTCAAGTGAGCCAGTCAAGTTTTCTGTAAGAGTATTCAATCAGTATAAAGATAGTTTTGAGTAAGCAACTGAGTTAGTAACTAAATAGTAGAGAAATTCTAATTAACAGTTAAGCTACATTGCTAGTCAGTTACCATTACTATTTCTTGtacttataatttattttttacattaatctATCTCAAGTTGTTTATCACACAAAGAACATAAAtagagactaataaaatcattgtgtttattaaagctcatgttgttttagtctattacaatATGATTTATTCAACAAAGGGAAAAAATCAACTTATTTATATAGGGTACATATTAATCTAATTCCAAtgcaaaaaaatgtaatacaaaaatattcctaAGTATTACATTACAATTGTCTTACCTGCGTCTCTTCTTCAATTTCTTGGGTCTCTGAATATGAAGAGGATTCCatcttttcaatttttataatattttttagatCATTGGTCAAGTCCTGAGCCAAGTCATCCATGTTTGGTTCGTCAGATtccttcaaaataaaatgtggtTTCTAGCATAAAATCTTGAATGATATTCATACAAAATATTAGGGGCTTTTAATTTGTAAGTGAAAAAGTGGTTTTTAGcagcccccaaaaggggaatagattctattagttttgtgtggtctgtctatccttctgtccgtccatccattctgtttagatctcgtaaactagaaaagattttgaaaatccaacatcaggatattttagacctttcaaagttctgatgcaatggctattttttttcttttctgaaagcgaaatatttaatttttaaaatcaactattttcataaaaatacaccatttttacaactagtaacaaacatggaaggctatttagtaagggagatgactatttatcatatttttaacacatttatgctaacagttttacattttttgtcaaaattatttttttcacaattgtattgctaagtttagTAAGATCTTTCAAACTAACTACTACATAaatttgcaaaacaaatgtatactttttttttaaagagaaaaaatctatttagtatgcatataagtggaacataatttaaaacaacaattaataagtagtttttcatattatcccATGAGCTGCAATATGACACATATTGCATGGAAAcatcaactttttttcttttcggaaatgattttttttcgtaataagagattgaccctttacaaaacaattagattatttagatgatcattatatgacattataataatgtaataataataataaaaataataaacaagtaAAAATGTATCTTACCTGTGCCTGTTCTACAAAAGTTAATTTACAAGTTTGGCCAGTAAAGCTGTTTTCTGGAGTATCTGACCAATCTATCTTCTCAATTTTAATGACATTTCTGcattcattcatgttttgttccATGTCATCCCTATTTGATATTAAGTGAATTAATTCTTTAAGAGTATTTTTAACAGAATTTAAGTTCTATATAAAAACTTTGAATGTCATTTAACATAGATATGACACCAGACAACACATATATgtctggatatatatatatatatatcacaccAATAAAACTGTGTGCGTAAGCAACTACAATATAAttgtttctttagaaaaaaaaaagtaaacatctcCATCGATAGGATAGGAAATGATGAATTTTAGAAACACAGGGCATTTTTATTAGTAGAAACCAATGATAGAGGAATAAGACTCTTGGAATTTAAAAGAAGCTATAAAATCACAGTAGTTAacaatttatttacacacaaactaTGCGGAAAACAACCAGATAAAGCACACGCCTAGATCAACTGAGTCACTAAATCCTGTTTTCTTTGAGGTTTAACTCAAGcgtaaaaaaaagctaaaattaTGAAATGGTGTCTTATTGACtgtgaaatttaaatttaaaaaaagatttgcaAGCCTACAAATCCTAGcattaaatacaacaatgaaAATTTCAAAGACCCAAAGATGTAGTGGAAGTATGACCATGGACATTTCTAGATGGTCTACGTAAGGATAGTCATTTGCACAAGGCATCAGTTTTACAATGGGAGGGAAATTAATAGCACTCAACTTTATACAAGAGGACATTGACTCAATTACCATTTTATGGATATACTATAATGAGTCAGCCTCCAAGATTATAGGCCTAAAGCAAAGGAAAATTAAGCCATGGGTCACAAATGACATTCTTTATTTATGTGAGGCAAGAAGGGAACTAAAAGAGAACAAGGTTAATCTCTTGCTGGCAGAATACAATTCAACcaacaaaagaaatatgaataaaaatgaagtttacaaaagaaataTGGATGGGAAGCATGGTCCAGAGGCTaagtgcacttgaacttggcttgtcttggctacctagaaaggggctcgaggttcgacacctgactcaggcagagttgtgtttactgagcgcctaaaggcagcacggaaaaccaactcctagatactcctcactggtccacaaatgagattggaccaaagcgctctgagcatgctataagcatgaaagtagcgctatataaaaaaaagctataatataataataatggatCAGTAACCAGTGCACTATAATTGATAACATACTATCAGAACTTTTAAATGCAGCAGGTCACATATAACTAAATGTTTTAGGACTATCTGCCAGAAAATAAGGGACAAAAAAATATGCCCAAAATGAATGGACCCAATCATTAATTATATAAATTCCAATGCCCAAGAAAAAGAAACCTGAGAAAATGCCAAAACTATAGAACAATTAGCCTGATCAGTTATC contains:
- the LOC106053209 gene encoding uncharacterized protein LOC106053209 isoform X5 gives rise to the protein MEQNMNECRNVIKIEKIDWSDTPENSFTGQTCKLTFVEQAQESDEPNMDDLAQDLTNDLKNIIKIEKMESSSYSETQEIEEETQEKMVNQNQEMTLNQDLYATNTPHKDENDVNLKDEEQFFSLRNRTQRNKKSDQSHDVSGNS
- the LOC106053209 gene encoding uncharacterized protein LOC106053209 isoform X4, with the translated sequence MEQNMNECRNVIKIEKIDWSDTPENSFTGQTCKLTFVEQAQESDEPNMDDLAQDLTNDLKNIIKIEKMESSSYSETQEIEEETQEKMVNQNQEMTLNQDLYATNTPHKDENDVNLKDEEQFFSLRNRTQRNKKSDQSHVLHFIKCHCFSFHCHVLKKC
- the LOC106053209 gene encoding zinc finger protein 675-like isoform X3, with the translated sequence MEQNMNECRNVIKIEKIDWSDTPENSFTGQTCKLTFVEQAQESDEPNMDDLAQDLTNDLKNIIKIEKMESSSYSETQEIEEETQEKMVNQNQEMTLNQDLYATNTPHKDENDVNLKDEEQFFSLRNRTQRNKKSDQSHVGTQTSSTLSKVKKKVVSQSRRKSVQCKICQKVFNRSSYLKNHEKIHTGIKPYKCLVCQKEFIQLTQFKNHKLTHSDVKPFKCKICQKEFDYSSSLKWHEKRHDGVKYTCEICQKEFTYPSNLIAHKKKHSDNMPFKCKICLKEFYLSYYLEKHERIHSGIKPFKCKICQKEFTESCNLKNHLVIHSDEKKFQCEICLKKFNHLCNLKCHRLIHTGERPFKCQICQGDFTRLAHLKRHEKIHSGKNKV